One Vigna unguiculata cultivar IT97K-499-35 chromosome 7, ASM411807v1, whole genome shotgun sequence genomic region harbors:
- the LOC114190958 gene encoding extensin-like → MGSLMASATLTLLLAILSLTLPSQISADNYLYSSPPPPKKYPPVSPPYHYSSPPPPPKKPYYYHSPPPPSPPPPKKPYYYHSPPPPPKKPYYYHSPPPPSPPPPKPYYYHSPPPPSPPPPPKYYYHSPPPPPKKKPYYYHSPPPPSPPPPKPYYYHSPPPPSPPPPKPYYYHSPPPPSPPPPKPYYYHSPPPPPKKKPYYYHSPPPPSPPPPKPYYYHSPPPPSPPPPKPYYYHSPPPPSPPPPKPYYYHSPPPPPKKKPYYYHSPPPPPPKKPYYYHSPPPPPKKPYKYPSPPPPVHPYPHPHPHPHPHPHPHPPYVYHSPPPPPKKPYKYSSPPPPVHPYPHPHPHPHPQPHPHPHPHPHPPYVYHSPPPPPKKPYKYSSPPPPVHPYPHPHPLPHPHPHPLPHPHPLPHPHPLPHPHPLPHPHPLPHPHPPYIPHPVYHSPPPPPYKKPYIYASPPPPYHS, encoded by the coding sequence ATGGGGTCTCTAATGGCCTCCGCCACACTCACTCTGCTATTGGCAATACTGTCTCTAACCTTGCCGTCTCAAATCTCAGCTGATAACTACTTGTACTCATCACCTCCTCCACCCAAGAAGTACCCACCCGTCTCTCCTCCTTACCACTATTCTtcaccacctccaccaccaaAGAAACCCTATTATTATCactctcctcctcctccttcaCCACCCCCTCCCAAGAAGCCATACTACTATCactcaccaccaccaccacccaaAAAACCATACTACTACCATTCTCCACCACCACCTTCTCCTCCTCCACCCAAGCCATACTACTACCACTCTCCCCCACCACCTTCACCACCTCCTCCTCCTAAATACTACTACCActcaccaccacctccacccAAAAAGAAGCCATACTACTACCACTCCCCACCACCACCTTCTCCTCCTCCACCCAAGCCCTACTACTACCATTCTCCCCCACCACCTTCTCCACCTCCACCTAAGCCATACTACTATCactcaccaccaccaccttcacCTCCTCCACCTAAGCCATACTACTATCACTCCCCACCACCCCCACCCAAGAAGAAGCCATACTACTATCACTCTCCACCACCACCTTCACCTCCTCCACCCAAGCCCTACTACTACCACTCTCCCCCGCCACCCTCACCACCTCCACCTAAGCCATACTACTACCATTCTCCACCGCCACCTTCACCACCCCCACCCAAACCATATTACTACCACTCACCACCCCCACCACCAAAGAAGAAGCCATACTACTACCACTCTCCACCGCCACCTCCTCCAAAGAAGCCTTACTACTACCACTCCCCACCTCCTCCTCCCAAGAAGCCCTACAAATACCCATCTCCCCCACCACCGGTGCACCCTTACCCCCATCCTCACCCACATCCCCACCCACACCCCCACCCTCACCCTCCCTACGTATACCACTCTCCTCCCCCACCCCCTAAGAAGCCATACAAGTACTCATCTCCACCACCTCCAGTCCACCCTTACCCTCACCCTCATCCACACCCACACCCTCAACCCCACCCTCATCCACACCCTCACCCTCACCCTCCCTACGTCTACCACTCTCCCCCTCCACCACCTAAGAAGCCTTACAAGTACTCGTCGCCTCCACCTCCTGTCCACCCATACCCCCACCCACACCCTCTACCACACCCGCACCCCCACCCTCTTCCTCACCCGCATCCTCTTCCCCACCCACACCCACTTCCTCACCCCCACCCTCTGCCCCACCCGCACCCTCTTCCTCACCCTCATCCTCCTTACATTCCCCACCCAGTCTATCactctccaccaccaccaccttacAAGAAGCCCTACATCTACGCATCACCTCCCCCTCCTTACCACTCTTAG